The Athalia rosae chromosome 7, iyAthRosa1.1, whole genome shotgun sequence genome window below encodes:
- the LOC105688117 gene encoding arginine kinase isoform X1 yields the protein MGGCTSKDATSSDDKKNTMVDQQTLEKLESGYAKLAASNSKSLLKKYLTKEIFDQLKTKKTSFGSTLLDVIQSGLENHDSGVGIYAPDAESYTVFADLFDPIIEDYHSGFKKTDKHPPKNFGDVDTLGNLDPTGEFIVSTRVRCGRSLEGYPFNPCLTEAQYKEMEDKVSSTLSGLEGELKGTFYPLTGMAKDVQQKLIDDHFLFKEGDRFLQAANACRFWPTGRGIFHNDAKTFLVWCNEEDHLRIISMQQGGDLGQVYRRLVTAVNDIEKRIPFSHNDRLGFLTFCPTNLGTTVRASVHIKVPKLAANKTKLEEVAAKFNLQVRGTRGEHTEAEGGIYDISNKRRMGLTEYDAVKEMHDGIAELIKIEKEL from the exons ATGGGTGGCTGTACTTCGAAGGATGCAACGTCCAGCGATGA caaaaaaaataccatGGTCGACCAGCAGACGTTGGAAAAGCTCGAGTCCGGCTACGCCAAGCTCGCAGCTTCTAACAGCAAGTCGCTACTGAAGAAATACCTGACCAAGGAGATCTTCGATCAActgaagacgaagaagacaTCGTTCGGCTCGACCCTGCTCGACGTCATCCAATCCGGATTGGAGAACCACGACTCTGGCGTAGGGATTTACGCCCCGGACGCTGAATCCTACACCGTTTTCGCCGACCTCTTCGACCCCATCATCGAAGATTACCACAGCGGATTCAAGAAGACCGACAAACACCCCCCCAAGAACTTCGGGGACGTTGACACCCTTGGAAACCTCGACCCGACC GGCGAGTTCATCGTCTCCACCCGTGTGAGATGCGGACGTTCCCTCGAGGGTTACCCCTTCAACCCCTGCCTAACGGAGGCTCAGTACAAGGAAATGGAAGACAAGGTTTCCAGCACTCTCTCCGGTCTCGAAGGAGAATTGAAGGGCACCTTCTACCCCCTCACCGGGATGGCCAAGGACGTCCAACAGAAGCTGATCGATGACCATTTCCTCTTCAAGGAAGGCGACCGTTTCCTCCAGGCGGCGAACGCCTGCCGTTTCTGGCCAACCGGACGTGGTATTTTCCACAACGACGCCAAAACTTTCCTGGTTTGGTGCAACGAAGAGGATCATCTCCGCATCATTTCCATGCAACAGGGTGGTGACCTTGGACAG GTCTACCGTCGCCTCGTCACAGCCGTAAATGACATCGAAAAGCGCATACCGTTCTCTCACAACGACCGTCTTGGTTTCTTGACTTTCTGTCCGACGAATCTTGGAACGACCGTCCGCGCGTCAGTTCACATCAAGGTTCCAAAGCTTGCGGCGAACAAGACCAAGTTGGAGGAAGTTGCGGCAAAATTCAACttacag GTACGCGGTACTCGCGGTGAGCACACCGAGGCCGAGGGTGGTATTTACGATATTTCAAACAAGCGTCGTATGGGTCTCACCGAATACGACGCGGTCAAGGAGATGCACGACGGTATCGCCGAGCTAATTAAAATCGAAAAGGAGCTCTAA
- the LOC105688117 gene encoding arginine kinase isoform X2, with protein MVDQQTLEKLESGYAKLAASNSKSLLKKYLTKEIFDQLKTKKTSFGSTLLDVIQSGLENHDSGVGIYAPDAESYTVFADLFDPIIEDYHSGFKKTDKHPPKNFGDVDTLGNLDPTGEFIVSTRVRCGRSLEGYPFNPCLTEAQYKEMEDKVSSTLSGLEGELKGTFYPLTGMAKDVQQKLIDDHFLFKEGDRFLQAANACRFWPTGRGIFHNDAKTFLVWCNEEDHLRIISMQQGGDLGQVYRRLVTAVNDIEKRIPFSHNDRLGFLTFCPTNLGTTVRASVHIKVPKLAANKTKLEEVAAKFNLQVRGTRGEHTEAEGGIYDISNKRRMGLTEYDAVKEMHDGIAELIKIEKEL; from the exons atGGTCGACCAGCAGACGTTGGAAAAGCTCGAGTCCGGCTACGCCAAGCTCGCAGCTTCTAACAGCAAGTCGCTACTGAAGAAATACCTGACCAAGGAGATCTTCGATCAActgaagacgaagaagacaTCGTTCGGCTCGACCCTGCTCGACGTCATCCAATCCGGATTGGAGAACCACGACTCTGGCGTAGGGATTTACGCCCCGGACGCTGAATCCTACACCGTTTTCGCCGACCTCTTCGACCCCATCATCGAAGATTACCACAGCGGATTCAAGAAGACCGACAAACACCCCCCCAAGAACTTCGGGGACGTTGACACCCTTGGAAACCTCGACCCGACC GGCGAGTTCATCGTCTCCACCCGTGTGAGATGCGGACGTTCCCTCGAGGGTTACCCCTTCAACCCCTGCCTAACGGAGGCTCAGTACAAGGAAATGGAAGACAAGGTTTCCAGCACTCTCTCCGGTCTCGAAGGAGAATTGAAGGGCACCTTCTACCCCCTCACCGGGATGGCCAAGGACGTCCAACAGAAGCTGATCGATGACCATTTCCTCTTCAAGGAAGGCGACCGTTTCCTCCAGGCGGCGAACGCCTGCCGTTTCTGGCCAACCGGACGTGGTATTTTCCACAACGACGCCAAAACTTTCCTGGTTTGGTGCAACGAAGAGGATCATCTCCGCATCATTTCCATGCAACAGGGTGGTGACCTTGGACAG GTCTACCGTCGCCTCGTCACAGCCGTAAATGACATCGAAAAGCGCATACCGTTCTCTCACAACGACCGTCTTGGTTTCTTGACTTTCTGTCCGACGAATCTTGGAACGACCGTCCGCGCGTCAGTTCACATCAAGGTTCCAAAGCTTGCGGCGAACAAGACCAAGTTGGAGGAAGTTGCGGCAAAATTCAACttacag GTACGCGGTACTCGCGGTGAGCACACCGAGGCCGAGGGTGGTATTTACGATATTTCAAACAAGCGTCGTATGGGTCTCACCGAATACGACGCGGTCAAGGAGATGCACGACGGTATCGCCGAGCTAATTAAAATCGAAAAGGAGCTCTAA
- the LOC105688098 gene encoding phospholipid scramblase 1 produces the protein MAWQNPHQPGWAPDGSAITTAPTMPLMPIQPGVPFTQPGVPYGQPGVVMQPGVPVQPPAGGWPIPNSNCPPGLEYLMALDRLMVDQQVELLEAFTGWESENKYVIKDPRGQVVYYAAEESDCCGRMCCGSYRHFDMRILDGAMKEVIHLKRPIKCSSCCFPCCLQEVEVFSNGVQIGSVTQNWNPIRPSFSVNDATGDAVLSIKGQICMCSCCDIDFDVLSTDGEHQVGRISKKWSGFVREAFTDADVFGISFPADLDVKIKAVLVGACFLIDFMYFEGQGKANNMR, from the exons ATGGCTTGGCAAAATCCTCATCAACCGGGATGGGCCCCCGATGGATCGGCGATAACGACTGCGCCGACAATGCCGCTTATGCCCATTCAACCTGGTGTTCCTTTTACTCAGCCCGGTGTGCCTTACGGACAACCTGGTGTCGTGATGCAACCCGGTGTCCCGGTTCAACCGCCGGCAG GTGGTTGGCCGATACCAAACAGCAATTGTCCACCCGGCTTGGAATATCTTATGGCCCTTGATCGGCTGATGGTTGATCAGCAAGTGGAGCTCCTCGAAG CGTTTACCGGATGGGAAAGTGAAAACAAGTACGTGATTAAGGATCCCCGGGGTCAGGTCGTTTACTACGCCGCCGAAGAGTCCGACTGTTGCGGTCGAATGTGTTGCGGAAGTTATCGCCACTTTGATATGCGAATTCTGGACGGCGCGATGAAGGAAGTCATTCACCTCAAACGACCCATCAAATGCAGCAGTTGCTGTTTCCCATGCTGTTTACAG GAGGTTGAGGTATTTTCGAACGGTGTGCAAATCGGTTCGGTTACTCAAAACTGGAATCCAATACGACCATCGTTTTCGGTGAACGACGCGACAGGAGACGCCGTACTCAGCATCAAAGGGCAGATTTGCATGTGTTCCTGTTGCGACATTGACTTTGAC gtCCTGTCGACGGACGGTGAGCATCAAGTTGGCCGTATCTCTAAAAAGTGGTCCGGATTTGTCCGCGAAGCATTTACGGACGCTGACGTTTTCGGGATCAGTTTTCCCGCTGATCTCGACGTTAAAATAAAGGCAGTTCTAGTCGGAGCGTGCTTCTTAATC gaTTTCATGTACTTCGAGGGGCAAGGAAAGGCCAACAACATGCGTTAA
- the LOC105688099 gene encoding ras-related protein Rap-2c codes for MREFKVVVLGSGGVGKSALTVQFVSGLFMEKYDPTIEDFYRKEIEVDNSPCVLEILDTAGTEQFASMRDLYIKNGQGFVVVYSLTNHQTFQDIKAMKELITRVKGTERVPVLLVANKLDLEHQREVSTAEGNGLAQFWECPFVEASAKNRTNVNEMFAEIVRQMNFSPEKEQKRYCCCTIL; via the coding sequence ATGCGCGAATTCAAGGTAGTTGTGCTCGGCTCGGGCGGGGTAGGCAAGAGCGCGCTGACAGTGCAATTCGTGTCTGGTCTTTTCATGGAGAAGTATGACCCCACAATAGAGGACTTTTACAGGAAAGAAATAGAGGTTGACAACTCACCCTGCGTTCTCGAAATCCTAGACACAGCCGGGACCGAACAATTCGCGAGCATGCGTGACCTGTACATAAAGAATGGTCAGGGTTTCGTCGTTGTATACAGTTTGACGAACCACCAAACTTTCCAAGATATTAAAGCGATGAAGGAGCTCATCACACGTGTCAAAGGCACCGAGCGTGTCCCGGTGCTACTGGTAGCGAACAAACTGGACCTCGAACACCAGCGTGAGGTTTCAACGGCGGAGGGTAACGGACTGGCGCAATTTTGGGAATGTCCTTTTGTAGAAGCCTCCGCTAAAAACAGGACCAACGTCAATGAAATGTTCGCGGAGATCGTTAGGCAGATGAACTTCAGCCCTGAGAAGGAACAGAAGAGATACTGCTGCTGCACTATACTCTAA